From a region of the Tenggerimyces flavus genome:
- a CDS encoding anthrone oxygenase family protein, with protein MKTRTSGWVLGGAAVAMGLVAGFFFDWAATIMPALERSDDRTYVVVMQQTTAAINGGALVPLVLAAALVLSGVAAILQYRVGARSAVRWILAALGLYVVALAVTVGIHFPLNDTLVNAGDPDAIANLAALRESTESAWVNAHLVRTVAVILALAALCRALWKRPEPQRA; from the coding sequence GCTCGGCGGTGCCGCGGTGGCCATGGGGCTGGTGGCGGGCTTCTTCTTCGACTGGGCCGCCACGATCATGCCGGCGCTGGAGCGGTCCGACGACCGGACGTACGTCGTCGTGATGCAGCAGACCACCGCGGCGATCAACGGCGGTGCCCTGGTCCCGCTCGTGCTCGCGGCCGCGCTCGTGCTGAGCGGAGTGGCCGCGATCCTCCAGTACCGGGTCGGCGCGCGGTCCGCTGTGCGCTGGATTCTCGCGGCCCTCGGGCTCTACGTGGTGGCTCTCGCGGTGACGGTCGGGATCCACTTTCCGCTGAACGACACCCTCGTAAACGCCGGCGATCCGGACGCGATCGCCAACCTCGCCGCGCTCCGGGAGAGCACCGAGTCCGCCTGGGTGAACGCCCACCTCGTCCGTACTGTGGCCGTCATCCTCGCGCTGGCAGCCCTCTGCCGCGCGCTGTGGAAGCGGCCCGAGCCGCAGCGTGCCTAA